CGGACCGAAGCGGCTCGTGCCCACGGAGGACGAGCGGCTACTCAGCACGCCGCTGGTCGCCCCTGAGCGCCGGGTCTTCACCTCGACCGACCCGTGGCGGGTGCTCCGCATCATGGGCGAGTTCGTCGAAGGCTTCGACACGCTGGCCAACATCCACAACGGGGTGACGCTCTTCGGCTCGGCGCGGACCACCTCCGACGACCGGTACTACCAGGCTGCTACCCTGACGGGACAACTTCTCGCCGAAGCCGGCTTGACGGTCATCACCGGCGGCGGCCCCGGCATCATGGAGGCCGGCAACAAGGGAGCGCGGCTCGGCCGCGGCCGGTCGGTAGGCCTCAACATCGAGCTGCCCTTCGAGCAGGGCACCAACCAGTACGTCGACACGTCGGTCAACTTCCGCTACTTCTTCGTGCGCAAGACGATGTTCGTCAAGTACTCGCTCGCGTTCATCGTCTTCCCCGGTGGCTACGGGACGCTGGACGAGATGTTCGAGGCCCTTACGCTGCTACAGACGGGGAAGATCAAGCACTTCCCGGTGGTCCTCTTCGGCTGCGACTATTGGCGCGGCCTGGTGGACTGGTTGCGCGATACGATGTGCGCCCAGAGGAAGATAGAACCGAAGGACCTCGACATCTTCCACGTCACCGACGACCCGAAGGAGGCGGTGGCGATCGTCAGGCGTGCCCGGGAAAAGGTGACCGCGCTGGCGGCGGAGGACCGGGGCGGGATGTTCGCCGGGTGACGGGCGCTGCACTGCGCGGCTGTCCGGTCCCGTGACCGAGTCGCACTCAGGATTGAGCCGCGGGTACATCCGGTACGCCTTGGCGCTGCTCGCGCTGGGCAACCTGCTGAACTACCTCGACCGCAACATCATCTTCGCGCTGTTCGAGCCGATCCGGCGAGACCTCCACGTTTCGGACACGCAGCTCGGCTGGCTGGGCTCGGCGTATGCCATCGTGTTCTCGGTGGGAGCGCTCTTCGCGGGCGTCCTGTCGGACCTCGTATCGCGCCGCGCGGTGATCGCGGGCGGCGTGGCGTTGTGGAGCAGCTTCACCGCCATGGGCGGGGTGATCAACTCCTACTGGCAGCTCTTCGTGAGCCGCTCATTCGTGGGCATCGGCCAGTCGTCTTACCTGCCCGCGGCGCAGGCGCTTCTCGCCGACTACTACCCGACCAGGGGCCGCGCCCAGGCGATGGGCATCTTCTGGGTCGGGCTCGCCCTGGGTGGGGTGCTGGCGGTCTGGCTGGGGGGCGCGCTTGCCACCGCGTTCGGGTGGCGCAGCACGCTCGTCATCGTGGGTCTGCCCGGCCTGCCCTTCGCGTTCCTGCTTTCGCGGCTGCGCGACCCGGCAGCCCGGGCCGCGCCCGTGGTCTCGCTCGCTGCGATTCCCAAGTTCCACATCACCTGGCGCGTGGCCGCGCGAACGATGATGCCGCTGCTGTCGAGCCTGCTCCTCGCGACGGTCGTGTTCGGGTTCCTGGCGCTGTTCGAGAATGTTCCCGCCAGCGCGGACCTGGTCGTGTTCGGCGTGATAGCGGGCGCCGGTCTGATCGGGACGATCTGGCTTTGGGTGCGTATCGCGATGGTGCGCCACCCGTCGGTGACCAGCGCGCCGGCCGACGCGGTGGACGAGATGCTGGACGCGGCGAGCCTCGTGCTGCGGACGCCGACGCTGATCTGGCTCTTCCTGGGTGGAGCTCTCACCTCCGCGTCCATGAATACGCTCGTGGCATGGTCGACCAGCTTCCTCCAGCGCGAGCTGCACCTCACTCTACTCGAGGCAGGGCGCCGCATCGGACCGATCGGTCTCGCCGGGGGCGTACTCGGGTCGTATGTCGGCGGCCGGCTGGGGGACGTGCTGTTCGAGCGTTGGCCTAGCGGCCGCGTGATCGCGGGCGCGATGGGCTTCCT
The window above is part of the Gemmatimonadales bacterium genome. Proteins encoded here:
- a CDS encoding TIGR00730 family Rossman fold protein; this encodes MTADDRISGPKRLVPTEDERLLSTPLVAPERRVFTSTDPWRVLRIMGEFVEGFDTLANIHNGVTLFGSARTTSDDRYYQAATLTGQLLAEAGLTVITGGGPGIMEAGNKGARLGRGRSVGLNIELPFEQGTNQYVDTSVNFRYFFVRKTMFVKYSLAFIVFPGGYGTLDEMFEALTLLQTGKIKHFPVVLFGCDYWRGLVDWLRDTMCAQRKIEPKDLDIFHVTDDPKEAVAIVRRAREKVTALAAEDRGGMFAG
- a CDS encoding MFS transporter: MTESHSGLSRGYIRYALALLALGNLLNYLDRNIIFALFEPIRRDLHVSDTQLGWLGSAYAIVFSVGALFAGVLSDLVSRRAVIAGGVALWSSFTAMGGVINSYWQLFVSRSFVGIGQSSYLPAAQALLADYYPTRGRAQAMGIFWVGLALGGVLAVWLGGALATAFGWRSTLVIVGLPGLPFAFLLSRLRDPAARAAPVVSLAAIPKFHITWRVAARTMMPLLSSLLLATVVFGFLALFENVPASADLVVFGVIAGAGLIGTIWLWVRIAMVRHPSVTSAPADAVDEMLDAASLVLRTPTLIWLFLGGALTSASMNTLVAWSTSFLQRELHLTLLEAGRRIGPIGLAGGVLGSYVGGRLGDVLFERWPSGRVIAGAMGFLVGAPICVGMLLATDVSQFSILFFLVVFLFTWYNGPIAAVLFDVVPREIGATVMGAYIFFIHIAGDAIALPVVGFLSDRYGLRPALLTLPVIGLVGGLILIFAVFTVGRDMERLKSKPPV